A genomic segment from Bacteroidales bacterium encodes:
- a CDS encoding DegT/DnrJ/EryC1/StrS family aminotransferase — protein sequence MTLGINAVINVLIFNFLTHGLKVHEFEKKYAEYVDTNYAVVVLIRTTALHLFHALGAYLTYSNREKHYSNNGT from the coding sequence TTGACACTAGGTATTAATGCTGTAATTAATGTCCTTATATTTAATTTTCTGACCCATGGGTTAAAGGTACATGAATTTGAAAAAAAGTATGCGGAATATGTAGATACCAACTATGCCGTTGTGGTTTTAATTCGCACAACGGCTTTACATTTATTTCATGCACTCGGAGCTTACTTAACCTATTCTAATAGAGAAAAACATTATAGTAATAACGGAACTTAG
- a CDS encoding aldo/keto reductase, which produces MKNKLAIGTVQFGLDYGISNDSGTVQLDEIKKILSEATLNSIEFIDTAKAYGTSEHKLGKLDMSIFKLITKLVNLENINNDIEDSLCKLNINTLYAVLIHDFNTFILNQQSYNDYKSSEHHINKVDKIGFSLNKISELEYLFANNIDFDIVQVPYNLLDQRFEVYFEELNSRNVEIHTRSVFLQGLFFIDINKVPNNLQKLVFPLQKIHFLANSNNISVGKLALNFVALNRYISKVVIGVTSIEELELNIEAMKETEKVRSLYKHLLDLKIDDENLVLPMNWNKNG; this is translated from the coding sequence ATGAAAAATAAACTTGCGATAGGTACTGTACAATTTGGTTTAGATTATGGAATAAGTAATGATAGTGGAACAGTACAGTTAGATGAAATAAAAAAAATATTGTCCGAGGCTACATTAAATTCTATAGAATTTATAGATACTGCAAAGGCATATGGTACAAGTGAACATAAATTAGGGAAACTTGATATGTCTATTTTTAAGCTAATAACAAAATTGGTAAATTTAGAAAATATTAATAACGATATTGAAGACTCTTTATGCAAGTTAAATATTAATACGTTATATGCAGTTTTAATTCATGATTTTAATACTTTCATTTTAAACCAACAATCTTATAATGATTATAAATCATCTGAACACCATATAAATAAAGTTGACAAAATAGGGTTCTCTTTAAATAAAATTTCAGAGTTAGAATATTTGTTTGCAAATAATATAGATTTTGATATAGTACAAGTTCCATATAATTTATTAGATCAGAGATTTGAAGTATATTTTGAAGAACTTAATAGTAGGAATGTAGAAATTCATACTCGAAGTGTTTTTTTACAAGGTTTGTTTTTTATTGACATAAATAAAGTACCTAATAATTTGCAAAAATTAGTATTTCCGTTACAAAAAATACATTTTCTCGCAAATAGTAATAATATCTCGGTTGGGAAATTGGCATTAAATTTTGTGGCATTAAATAGATATATAAGCAAGGTAGTTATTGGAGTTACTAGTATAGAAGAGCTTGAATTGAATATTGAAGCTATGAAAGAAACTGAAAAAGTTAGAAGTTTATACAAACACCTCCTTGATTTAAAAATTGATGATGAAAATTTAGTTTTACCTATGAATTGGAATAAAAATGGATAA
- a CDS encoding SDR family oxidoreductase — MKMDNLFNLKDKVAIVTGGYGHLGYEMSLILKKNGAKVYAAGRNKNKFDKRFCNNEKVRFLELDISNIDSIKKAFSKIANSEGKIDILINNAYYGATNNPEEILSSEWEKGIDGALNSVFRTIIEIIPHMKENGGKIINISSMYGIIIPDFNIYKGFEEFLNPPNYGTAKAGVIHLTKYYASYLAKYNINVNAISPGPFPSNEVQKDNMFIERLISKVPLNRIGKPKDLCGVLLLLASDASDYVTGQNICVDGGWTLT; from the coding sequence ATAAAAATGGATAATTTATTTAACTTAAAAGACAAAGTTGCAATAGTAACTGGAGGTTACGGACATTTAGGATATGAAATGTCATTAATACTTAAAAAAAATGGGGCAAAAGTATATGCCGCCGGAAGAAATAAAAATAAGTTTGATAAAAGATTTTGCAATAATGAGAAAGTACGTTTTTTAGAGTTAGATATATCAAATATAGATTCTATAAAAAAAGCATTTAGTAAAATTGCAAATAGTGAAGGAAAAATTGATATTTTAATTAATAATGCCTATTATGGGGCAACTAACAACCCAGAAGAGATACTTAGTTCGGAATGGGAAAAAGGGATAGATGGTGCTCTTAATAGTGTCTTTCGCACTATAATAGAAATAATACCACATATGAAAGAAAATGGAGGAAAAATCATTAATATATCATCAATGTATGGTATTATCATTCCTGACTTTAATATCTATAAAGGTTTTGAAGAATTTTTGAATCCTCCCAATTATGGTACTGCTAAAGCTGGAGTTATTCATTTAACAAAATATTATGCATCTTATCTAGCAAAATACAATATTAATGTAAATGCTATATCGCCAGGGCCTTTTCCTTCAAATGAAGTTCAAAAAGATAACATGTTTATAGAGAGGTTAATATCAAAAGTTCCTCTAAACAGAATTGGAAAACCTAAAGATTTATGTGGTGTATTATTATTATTAGCCTCTGATGCTTCAGATTATGTAACAGGACAAAATATTTGTGTTGACGGAGGGTGGACATTAACTTAA
- a CDS encoding N-acetylneuraminate synthase family protein — MYNILEIANTHGGNIDYIFSLIDEFGEFKNNIGIKFQPFKYDKIALKDYKDYNIYKDLFFTPKQWSKIIIHAAKTKDIWLDIFDLYSVEILTSHFDSIIGIKLQASVLYNELVVSHLSRLNFEKIMIILNISGFEIFEIDLIIRNYESLFNKSEILIEIGFQGYPTQLQESGISKINKLKESFPNRLVFADHIDTKKEDALWLPIIASLKGVHVIEKHIKHSTLDTKYDHYSAMDYLSFKKYLSTLERYVRLEEQPFICNSEKEYLLNTQQIPILNKYKNAGELLSWDDFEFKRTNKLGLKTTELEKFISNGYCLRMDKTINSTIKREDLKKITVGTIIAVRLKSSRLKRKALKKIGNLTSIEYCIKNALKFNGINHTIVATSNLDEDAELKNFTYNKSVVFHKGDPDDVIKRYLLIARKLKIDVIIRVTGDNPFISSDILDILIKSHYNSGSDYTVAKEAAVGTNLEIINTVALEKVHRHFPMADYSEYMTWYFQNNPEHFKLNYVDLPKRFVREYRLTLDYDKDLDLFNKIDEHFVNKGVEYSIVELFEFLDNNPNIANINSGLTIRYKTDQNLIDTLNKAVKIE, encoded by the coding sequence ATGTATAATATATTAGAAATAGCAAACACTCATGGAGGAAATATAGATTACATTTTTTCATTGATTGATGAGTTTGGTGAATTCAAAAACAATATAGGAATAAAATTTCAACCATTTAAATATGATAAAATAGCTTTAAAAGATTATAAGGATTACAATATATATAAGGATTTGTTTTTTACTCCAAAACAATGGTCAAAAATAATAATTCATGCTGCCAAAACAAAAGATATTTGGTTAGATATATTTGACTTGTATAGTGTTGAGATACTCACATCACATTTTGATAGTATAATAGGTATAAAGCTACAAGCTTCTGTATTATATAATGAATTGGTAGTTAGTCACCTTTCAAGATTAAATTTTGAAAAAATAATGATAATACTAAATATTAGTGGTTTTGAAATATTCGAAATAGATTTAATTATTAGAAATTATGAGAGCTTATTTAATAAATCAGAAATTCTTATAGAAATAGGTTTTCAAGGGTATCCAACTCAGTTGCAAGAGTCTGGTATAAGCAAAATAAATAAGTTAAAAGAATCATTTCCTAATCGTTTAGTTTTTGCAGACCATATTGATACAAAAAAAGAAGACGCACTTTGGTTGCCTATTATTGCATCACTAAAAGGGGTTCACGTAATAGAAAAACACATCAAGCATTCAACTTTAGATACAAAATATGACCATTATTCTGCTATGGATTATCTTAGTTTCAAGAAATATCTGTCAACTTTAGAGAGATATGTGCGATTAGAAGAACAACCTTTTATTTGCAATTCTGAAAAAGAGTACCTATTAAATACTCAACAAATACCTATTTTGAATAAGTATAAAAACGCTGGTGAGTTGCTTTCTTGGGACGACTTTGAGTTTAAAAGAACAAACAAACTAGGTTTAAAAACTACAGAACTCGAAAAGTTCATTTCGAATGGATATTGTTTAAGAATGGATAAAACAATAAACTCAACAATCAAACGTGAGGATTTGAAAAAAATCACAGTCGGTACTATTATTGCTGTAAGATTGAAATCAAGTCGATTAAAAAGAAAAGCTCTTAAAAAAATTGGTAACTTGACTTCCATAGAGTATTGCATAAAGAATGCATTAAAATTTAATGGAATTAATCATACAATTGTTGCTACATCAAATCTAGATGAAGATGCAGAGTTGAAGAATTTCACATATAATAAAAGTGTTGTATTTCACAAAGGTGACCCGGATGATGTAATCAAAAGATACTTATTAATTGCTAGAAAGTTAAAAATAGATGTGATAATTCGAGTTACAGGAGATAATCCTTTCATATCTAGTGATATTCTTGATATACTCATCAAATCTCATTATAATTCTGGATCTGATTATACAGTAGCAAAAGAAGCCGCTGTGGGCACCAATCTAGAAATAATCAATACGGTGGCATTGGAAAAGGTTCATCGACATTTTCCTATGGCTGATTATTCGGAATATATGACTTGGTATTTTCAAAATAATCCAGAGCATTTTAAGCTTAATTACGTTGATTTGCCTAAGAGATTTGTAAGAGAATATCGTCTAACACTTGACTATGATAAGGATTTAGATTTATTCAACAAGATAGATGAACATTTTGTAAATAAGGGTGTTGAGTATTCTATAGTTGAACTATTTGAATTTCTTGACAACAATCCAAACATTGCAAATATCAATTCTGGTCTAACTATTAGGTATAAAACAGACCAAAATTTAATAGATACTTTGAATAAGGCTGTAAAAATTGAATAA
- a CDS encoding SDR family oxidoreductase, protein MNFQGKKQKKRVLVTGTSGMLGKDIFFELVNNDYIVFGVDLKNNPILPEQFQKIGDLTEKNFTLSVLEKIKPDIIIHCAAVVNLETCQNNKLLAHTVHVDVTNWLAQFKPNDTKLIYISTDSVFDGEKGNYKETDKPHPLNYYAISKLDGEQMAKLNPNHIIIRTNIFGFDNPLRGSLSEWAIKNFQKNTPIQGFTDVIFNAIYTKHLAKIILSLVKSDFRGLINVASKNIVSKYEFLSILINQMGVSQSLISKSLSSEVSFAISRPLITNLDIQQIQQLTTIPTIEEGIKEMVKDFNKLNRTDQNETN, encoded by the coding sequence ATGAATTTTCAGGGTAAAAAGCAAAAAAAACGAGTATTGGTTACTGGAACCAGTGGAATGCTGGGAAAGGACATTTTTTTCGAGCTTGTTAATAATGATTATATTGTTTTTGGGGTAGATTTGAAAAATAATCCCATATTACCAGAACAATTTCAAAAAATTGGAGATCTAACAGAAAAGAATTTTACACTTTCTGTTCTTGAAAAAATAAAGCCTGATATTATCATTCATTGCGCTGCTGTAGTGAATCTTGAAACTTGTCAGAATAATAAGCTGCTTGCTCATACGGTACATGTTGATGTTACTAATTGGCTTGCGCAATTTAAGCCTAATGATACAAAACTGATATATATTTCTACAGACTCAGTGTTTGATGGTGAAAAAGGTAATTATAAAGAAACAGATAAGCCCCATCCACTTAATTATTATGCGATAAGTAAGTTGGATGGTGAGCAAATGGCTAAATTGAATCCTAACCATATAATTATTAGAACAAATATTTTTGGATTTGATAATCCTTTGCGTGGTTCGTTAAGCGAATGGGCTATAAAAAATTTTCAAAAAAACACTCCAATTCAAGGATTTACAGATGTTATATTTAATGCAATTTATACAAAGCATTTGGCGAAAATAATTTTAAGTCTTGTCAAATCTGATTTTCGCGGATTAATCAATGTTGCTTCAAAGAATATTGTGAGTAAATATGAGTTCCTTTCTATACTGATAAATCAAATGGGGGTTTCGCAAAGTTTGATTAGTAAAAGTTTGTCTAGTGAGGTAAGTTTTGCAATTTCACGCCCTCTGATTACAAATTTAGATATACAGCAGATACAACAATTAACGACAATTCCTACTATTGAAGAGGGGATTAAGGAGATGGTTAAAGATTTCAATAAACTAAATCGGACAGATCAAAATGAAACAAATTAA